In a single window of the Sphingosinicella microcystinivorans genome:
- a CDS encoding ester cyclase — MATGFLSREEMDRRMDAHFGFEARDDVEGVLATLSHDVEHDIVGWPAGPSHGREATRGFYESLFQDLSDGRFTTLRRLYGDNFMVDDSLWEGFAPGHPFGVAGEGRPLKFRLLHVIEFSDGGDIARENVWVDLAAILQQLPQQQ, encoded by the coding sequence ATGGCGACTGGTTTTTTGAGCCGGGAGGAGATGGACCGGCGGATGGACGCGCATTTCGGTTTCGAGGCGCGCGACGACGTGGAGGGCGTGCTCGCGACGCTTTCGCATGACGTGGAGCACGACATCGTCGGCTGGCCGGCAGGCCCCTCGCATGGGCGCGAGGCGACGCGCGGCTTCTATGAATCGCTGTTTCAGGACCTGTCGGACGGGCGCTTCACCACGCTGCGCCGCCTGTACGGCGACAACTTCATGGTCGACGATTCGCTGTGGGAGGGGTTCGCGCCGGGCCATCCGTTCGGCGTCGCCGGAGAGGGACGGCCGCTGAAGTTCCGGCTGCTCCACGTGATCGAGTTCTCGGACGGCGGAGACATCGCGCGCGAGAACGTATGGGTCGACCTCGCCGCCATCCTCCAGCAGCTGCCGCAGCAACAGTAG
- a CDS encoding TetR/AcrR family transcriptional regulator has product MAKTEQTGRWKQRRRTRQDILAAAAQLLKQGQRPSLEEIADAALVSRATAYRYFPNVDALFVEAALEIEFPRIGDVLNGADDDPVQRVERVDTALHALIAENEVPLRLMLAGAIERRARGETGADLPVRQDRRTPMLEEALAPARASFEPADLKALTAALALIVGPEAMIVFRDVLRLDDAEAARVRRWAIRALIAAARRTPTGSG; this is encoded by the coding sequence GTGGCGAAGACGGAGCAGACCGGGCGCTGGAAGCAGCGGCGACGAACGCGGCAGGACATTCTCGCCGCCGCGGCGCAGCTTCTGAAGCAGGGCCAGCGGCCGAGCCTGGAGGAGATCGCGGACGCCGCGCTCGTTTCACGGGCGACGGCCTACCGCTATTTCCCGAACGTCGACGCGCTGTTCGTGGAAGCGGCGCTGGAGATCGAGTTCCCGAGGATCGGCGACGTCCTGAACGGCGCCGACGACGACCCGGTGCAGCGCGTCGAGCGCGTCGATACGGCGCTGCACGCGCTCATCGCCGAAAACGAGGTGCCGCTCAGGCTGATGCTCGCGGGCGCGATCGAACGCCGGGCGCGCGGCGAAACCGGCGCCGACCTCCCCGTCCGTCAGGACCGGCGCACGCCGATGCTGGAGGAAGCGCTCGCGCCCGCGCGGGCATCGTTCGAGCCCGCCGACCTCAAGGCGCTGACCGCCGCGCTGGCGCTGATCGTCGGCCCCGAGGCGATGATCGTGTTCCGGGACGTGCTGAGGCTGGACGACGCCGAAGCGGCGCGTGTGCGCCGCTGGGCGATCCGCGCGCTGATCGCCGCGGCGCGCCGGACCCCGACCGGCTCAGGCTGA